The Triplophysa rosa linkage group LG15, Trosa_1v2, whole genome shotgun sequence genomic sequence CTGCTTGCTCAGGAGAGAACGGATCTCTGCTCAGAACAGTCGCATCCCCGTCCGGCACATCTGACATTATCACGCTGCTGAAGCGGGGTGGTCTGCGTGCAAACTGAATTGTATATCCGTTTGTGATCGTCTTCATTACCCATTCCGACACTCCTGGAAGCGCGTGCCACGCGTCCGTGTAGTGTGACAGGGGCTGAAATGTGTTGTGACACGTTCGTAATGAGCCGCCGTCTGATGACAGAGAGCGGTTGACCATCCAGCGAACAGGGGTGATGTCTGCCATGTCTGCCACACCGGCCACTCTGTCGGCAGGTGCCGAGGGGACACTCGTGTTTAGACTGGGAAAGTGCAGCGGGTTTGTAACCCGCAGTGCGCCGCTCGAACGCGGGACTCCGCTTATCTCGCACAGTTGGGAACAACAGTGAGGAGGAAAAGGGCCCTGATTGTGAGtgctgtttgatttgtttttttatggcaAACTTTATTGGCATATAACGCATCAAACATCTTCCCATACCGCCTGTAACATGCCAGGGGGCAGGCAGATTTAACACAGCACGACGAACATTTTTGCGTGCCGGCTCCTCGCTCGTCTCTCCGGGCGAGCGTTTCCTCCTCAGACCACTCCCATCAGGAACGCTGCTGCTCCGATACCGGCTTCGGAGGACGGGGGCCCATCTTCCTTGGGTATCGTGGCTGCCTTGCCTTGTCCTCACGCCGGGTCACCGAGCGGATGAGGATCTGGATCTCGGTGGGGGAGCCACCGGCCGCTCTCGCTTCGGCAGGAAGTGACTCAGGGCTTTCGACTGCTTTTGAGCCTCGAAAAACTTCTCAGAGAAAGAGCCCACAGCATCGCCGAACAAGCCCTGCGGGGTGATCGGGGTATCCAGCAGCATAGCTCTCTCTGATTCTCTCATATCTGCCAACGTCAGCCACAGGTGTCTCCGCAGCGTGACCAAGCTGCCCATACAGCGACCAATCCCCTGAGCCGTCATCTTAGTAGCCTTGAGCGCTAAATCGGTAGCCGAGCGCAGCTTTTTAAAGGACTCCGAGTCCAGGCCCGCCTCATCCAGCGTTTGCAGCATCCTGGCTTGAAAAGCTTGGAGGACAGCCATAGTGTGAACCGCTGCCGCTGCTTGGCCGGCTGCCAAGTACGCTTTCTCGGCCAGGTGGTTTGTAGTGCGGCATGGCTTAGACGGGAGAAGCGGTGTGGATTTCCACCCACGTGCAGTCGGACATAGGTGTGCCGCTACAGCATCCTTGATGGGTGGCGGTTTCGAGTATCCCACTCGGTCGGCCCCATCCACAGAGTGAAACATTTTAGATCCCACCAGCTGAGCGCGAGTAGAATAGGGGCAGTTCCAAGAGCGCGATATTTCCTCGTGCAACTCAGGGAAGAAAGGTGCAGGTCTCTGGGGTGCGGCGGGCTGGTGGCTGGATTGCAGATACCTCATATCCAGCCACTCAAGCCCCAAGTCCCGGACTGCTTCGGAGAGGATCCTCTCCAGCTCGTCGTCGACCAGGGTAGGCTACTCACGTGGCTCGGTGCAGCGGGACGCCCAATCGTCCGACTCCGACGCCACAAGCGACATTATATCTCTCGCATAATCTTCCGGGCTAAGGCCAGGCTTTGCGAAGGATACCGGAGGCCCGCCCACGTGGCTAGCATATGCAGCCATGCGGTCATCGTGGGGGCCTAGAGCACGTGGCCTCCCAGTACTTTCCTCCCATCGCCCGGAGGTGTCGGGGGGGACCAGGGTTAGTGCATTTGAGGATCACGGAAATAATAGCACGGAGTGTTTTGACCGACATCTGCTCGCAGCAGGGGCAGTCAGACCCATCCAGCGCGGCTTCCACGTGGGCTCGGCCCAGACAGAAGACACACGCATCGTGCGTGTCGGGGAGCTCAATGGGTACACCGCACGCGCAACACTCCTTAATTGAcatctcttcctcttcttgCCGGATCGCCGAAGGGAAACCGGTGATCTTCGTCCTCTAGTAGCATGGTCAACGGCGAGAAGAATGTAGGTAAGTCCACAGATGCTTGCTTCGTGAAGGAGAAAGATTCCGAGGCAATGCCGCCGTAGGCCCCGCCCATAGTCCGACGCTGAAGCGTCGATTACCGGCGCGATGCAATAAGGCTTCAGTATTTGAGAATGAGGGGGAAACCCCTAGCATAGATATGCAATGTCCAGAGACCGACTTGAAAGGGAActcaaactgcagtttgatgaCATAAATATAGTGTTGACCTAAATGGCTTTAATTCAGATGTGGACAAACAGGGAAACTCCACCCGGAGCAGAACTGGAGAGTGTGGAGCGTTAATGCAAACACACTTCTCTCATTCATCTTATCATGAATGCATCTCGTGCATTTAATGCAACAAGGCATGCACAATTAACCACAAATGCATCTTTAAAGAAACATTAGGACGTGCGGCAAATTGCCACTTTCTACCATTTCAATGGTCACATTTCAAGAACGCGGTAAATTCTCTTTGCACAGCATAGAACAAGCGCTCGGTTTTTATTCTGCACTTTATTCAAGAAAAAATAgcatatctttttttgtttcataacaAATGTGCGCAACTTACATTTGATATTCATCGATGGCTTCCACCAGCTGCCCCCACGAATCAAAGTCCGTGGCCTTTTTAAAACTCGCGTGCCATCTCTGCACGGTTTTGGTGACATCCGACATGTTGGCGAGTTAAAGTTTCGCGGAAGGTTCGGCGTCTGACATCGCTGGTGTAGTTTGAGCTCCAGCCCTGCCGCCGGGgaagcgcgcgcgcgcgcacacacacactgagctcCGGGTGCACCGGTGCCCGTCACACACTGACACAGGCCTGATGCGAGTGCAACCAAACTACCTGCCACAGAACCGGAAACCGCGCCCACTCAGCGAGAAAGAGgaatttcaaattaaaagctTTTGAGAATGTGAGCTTTTGTTTTGTCAGTAGGTTTAAACCTTCACGAAGTTCAACTGTGATATTTATgataaaactatggtaataaaaATGGCAGTGAATCCGACAAAAAACATTACCATACATATGAGGAGTTTGGTtctaaaatgagataactccgttctTAAAATTtttccaaaatcatgtttttttattgtgcattccaattaatatcactCAAACGGCAGTTGGTTAGTTTTGATtcaagccataataacacaaaaaatacagcttactaacacaataaatcacaagaaaaacatgataacataataaaaaacatgatttttaatttGCTATCtaatttggaaccaaactcttcatatactctAATAAACCCATGCctaattttataattaaaattggTCATTTGTGacgaaacacaaaaacacaccttAAAGCTGTTCCTACTTACGTACACAACGATTATTTCACAAAATCTTCACAATAGttgtaaaatagtaaaaaacaGAACATGCATAAAAATAAACGGTTTATGATTAAACGGGCGTGTCGATGACGTCACCATACGCCGTCATACCGGAAGAGCGCTCATTGTTTTGGCGTTTCCTCGTCTACATCAGTGAAGTCTCGCcgatataaaaacaaacatcagacaGGTGATTTATTTCTGATATAAACACTCATATGTTTCATTTAGAACAAGTGTTTTATGTTCGTCTTTCAGGCGTTCGTGTGTGTGGTTGGTTTACTCGTTTACTGTTGTTGAACGATTCTCTTGTCCAATTGTTTATATCGGTGTTTTAATCATATGTTGGACAAAAGTAGCGTTAGATCAGTGTTTATTTGCATGTGGAATATGACATGTTACTATACATGGGTTTTAACAACATGCGTTTCCggtgaatgtttgtttttaagtcaTAGAGCTGATGACAAACAAGGCCGAGCTAAGCCTTTAGATTCATATTCATATACATTACCAGTCAGTAGTTCAGAGGCACTGAAatgattattataataaaattaaaatgttttgatctaaatgtgtttgcttaaatgtgtaaaatgattttgtagacacaaataaaaatgtaccaaCATAATCATTTCTTTCATGAGAAAACTAGacttttattgaataaaaatgtttttcaaatggATGACTTGGACTGAACAACAAAGAGAAATCAGTCAATAAGAGGTCCTTCagtaaaaagcatctcagggtgagagATGGCAATAAGCAGTTTGAGAACATGACAAGagaacatttctgtaaattctACACAAAGCGTGACAACACTGAAAACGTTAATAATAATCTTTCTGTGTGTCCAGGTGTGTTTCATCATGACTCACTGGTTCCACAGAAACCCTTTAAAAGCCACAGCGCCCGCATCCTTCAATCTGTATGGGGTGGCGTCCAGCCCGTCTGCCAATAAGATCTGCAAGTGAGTTTCAACTTTtgaatgtcattatttattcactgtCGCgtaacccaaaagaagatattttgagaaatgcctcagtggttttgtgttcatacaatgaaagcaATGGAGCTCAGTGTTGTTTAGTTCTCGGCGttcttgttctgcagaagaaagaaacccatacaggtttgacatgacctGACTCACggtaaatgatgttgaatgtcTCTTTCAGTGACTTGAGAACGGCTCGGGTGAGACTGCTCGACATGTTCACAGACTCCACGTGCACCCCAGAGGTTATGAAGAAAGTCAGCGATGATTATTTCTCGCTCTTACAGGGTTCGTATTGCTTCTGCTTCTCCGTTAGATCACAGAACACCAGACGTGTTTACACCTTGACAAAACTGCAGTGTTGTTGAATGTTTTCATGATCGCTCAGACGCTCACAAGCACGTGGTTGCTTTGTTGTTAGTATCAAATCTTTGCCGTTTCTCTTTTGCAAAATGCGTGCAGGCTTTATTTTGCCACTGGACGGCACCACACAAGAGAGCAAGCTTCGCTTCATTCACAACTTCAAATGGACGGACACTTTACAGGGAAACATCGGCAGGTAATTCAGAGAGAATGTTCCATAATCACCCGTGAGGTAGAGAGAttactgtataaataaacaCGTATTTATTCACAAAGATTTTCGGTACCGCAGTGTTTGTTTTATAGCGCGTCTATTAAAGAGATGTTCTCTTGTCAGTGCCCAGCAGGACGCAGTGTTTGAGTTGGTGTCTATGGCCTTTAATGTGGCCATCTGGTACACGAAGTTCGCCTCGCGACTGTCTGGAAAAGAGAAGTAAGTTCCATCAGTGTCCTGCAGGAAATGTTGTGAATGATCACACACGTCACCCTTCGGAGGTTTATTTTGTCGCCGTAATCAACTTCCTGTGGTGTATTATGTGTAAGAGCCttctttctttgtattgtaGCATCACAGAGGAGGAGGCCAAAGACGTTCACAGGAGTTTGAAAATCGCcgccggtacatttaaaaccctTAAGGTGAGACGTTTCTTTCATCGTTTCCTTTTTTGAGAGATCCACACGTTTTATCAAAGCCTTGAGCCACAAGAGGTCCATTATAGAGATTTTTCTGTGCAGTGACaatttcacatacagtacattttagcTAAAAACCTTCAATCAAATGACCTGAACACAAAAACGACAGATTTTCAATGTAGCGCACCTCACGTCACTAGTGGCCACACATACTTTTGTCACATATAAAAGTCTAGACAAAAGCGTTCTCCTCCGAGAATGGCTTGCGCTTTAACGCTCGCACTCTGGGTTTGTTCTCAGGAGTCTCATATTCCTCGTCTCATCACTCCAGCAGAGAAGGGTCGAGATCTGGAGGCCAGAGTCATTGACACGTACATCATTCAGAGTCAAGCAGAAGCACAGGAGGGTAAAACACGTCAtcatcagcagcagcagcagcgatGACACGCGTGTtcactgtatgtgtgttcatgtgtctcTGTGCTTTCAGTGACTATAGCCAGAGCCATCGAGCTGAAGCACAACGCCTCTCTCATAGCAGCGCTGGCTTACGAGACGGCTAACTTCTACCAAAAGGCGGGTGAGTTTATCGCCACACGCTTTCTGCTGCTTTATTGCATTTCTCTGCGTGTTGGTCATTTAAAGGGTTATTCAGAacagagccgttgagagagagttgcgtcaactccgttgactccattGACATTATTAGTAACGCATGACAGACCGATTGTGACGAACTTTAACCCATTAAAAGACGTAAGACGTCATTAAATGCTTAATTTCTTTGtggtttttttattcatttaaagagaaaacataacttcctggaactatctgaaggctccatgaatcacgtgacgtgTGGAAATTTTGATCTTCTGTTgtcgcaactctctctctctctctctctctctctctctctctctNNNNNNNNNNNNNNNNNNNNNNNNNNNNNNNNNNNNNNNNNNNNNNNNNNNNNNNNNNNNNNNNNNNNNNNNNNNNNNNNNNNNNNNNNNNNNNNNNNNNNNNNNNNNNNNNNNNNNNNNNNNNNNNNNNNNNNNNNNNNNNNNNNNNNNNNNNNNNNNNNNNNNNNNNNNNNNNNNNNNNNNNNNNNNNNNNNNNNNNNNNNNNNNNNNNNNNNNNNNNNNNNNNNNNNNNNNNNNNNNNNNNNNNNNNNNNNNNNNNNNNNNNNNNNNNNNNNNNNNNNNNNNNNNNNNNNNNNNNNNNNNNNNNNNNNNNNNNNNNNNNNNNNNNNNNNNNNNNNNNNNNNNNNNNNNNNNNNNNNNNNNNNNNNNNNNNNNNNNNNNNNNNNNNNNNNNNNNNNNNNNNNNNNNNNNNNNNNNNNNNNNNNNNNNNNNNNNNNNNNNNNNNNNNNNNNNNNNNNNNNNNNNNNNNNNNNNNNNNNNNNNNNNNNNNNNNNNNNNNNNNNNNNNNNNNNNNNNNNNNNNNNNNNNNNNNNNNNNNNNNNNNNNNNNNNNNNNNNNNNNNNNNNNNNNNNNNNNNNNNNNNNNNNNNNNNNNNNNNNNNNNNNNNNNNNNNNNNNNNNNNNNNNNNNNNNNNNNNNNNNNNNNNNNNNNNNNNNNNNNNNNNNNNNNNNNNNNNNNNNNNNNNNNNNNNNNNNNNNNNNNNNNNNNNNNNNNNNNNNNNNNNNNNNNNNNNNNNNNNNNNNNNNNNNNNNNNNNNNNNNNNNNNNNNNNNNNNNNNNNNNNNNNNNNNNNNNNNNNNNNNNNNNNNNNNNNNNNNNNNNNNNNNNNNNNNNNNNNNNNNNNNNNNNNNNNNNNNNNNNNNNNNNNNNNNNNNNNNNNNNNNNNNNNNNNNNNNNNNNNNNNNNNNNNNNNNNNNNNNNNNNNNNNNNNNNNNNNNNNNNNNNNNNNNNNNNNNNNNNNNNNNNNNNNNNNNNNNNNNNNNNNNNNNNNNNNNNNNNNNNNNNNNNNNNNNNNNNNNNNNNNNNNNNNNNNNNNNNNNNNNNNNNNNNNNNNNNNNNNNNNNNNNNNNNNNNNNNNNNNNNNNNNNNNNNNNNNNNNNNNNNNNNNNNNNNNNNNNNNNNNNNNNNNNNNNNNNNNNNNNNNNNNNNNNNNNNNNNNNNNNNNNNNNNNNNNNNNNNNNNNNNNNNNNNNNNNNNNNNNNNNNNNNNNNNNNNNNNNNNNNNNNNNNNNNNNNNNNNNNNNNNNNNNNNNNNNNNNNNNNNNNNNNNNNNNNNNNNNNNNNNNNNNNNNNNNNNNNNNNNNNNNNNNNNNNNNNNNNNNNNNNNNNNNNNNNNNNNNNNNNNNNNNNNNNNNNNNNNNNNNNNNNNNNNNNNNNNNNNNNNNNNNNNNNNNNNNNNNNNNNNNNNNNNNNNNNNNNNNNNNNNNNNNNNNNNNNNNNNNNNNNNNNNNNNNNNNNNNNNNNNNNNNNNNNNNNNNNNNNNNNNNNNNNNNNNNNNNNNNNNNNNNNNNNNNNNNNNNNNNNNNNNNNNNNNNNNNNNNNNNNNNNNNNNNNNNNNNNNNNNNNNNNNNNNNNNNNNNNNNNNNNNNNNNNNNNNNNNNNNNNNNNNNNNNNNNNNNNNNNNNNNNNNNNNNNNNNNNNNNNNNNNNNNNNNNNNNNNNNNNNNNNNNNNNNNNNNNNNNNNNNNNNNNNNNNNNNNNNNNNNNNNNNNNNNNNNNNNNNNNNNNNNNNNNNNNNNNNNNNNNNNNNNNNNNNNNNNNNNNNNNNNNNNNNNNNNNNNNNNNNNNNNNNNNNNNNNNNNNNNNNNNNNNNNNNNNNNNNNNNNNNNNNNNNNNNNNNNNNNNNNNNNNNNNNNNNNNNNNNNNNNNNNNNNNNNNNNNNNNNNNNNNNNNNNNNNNNNNNNNNNNNNNNNNNNNNNNNNNNNNNNNNNNNNNNNNNNNNNNNNNNNNNNNNNNNNNNNNNNNNNNNNNNNNNNNNNNNNNNNNNNNNNNNNNNNNNNNNNNNNNtctctctctctctctctctctctctctctctctctctctctctcaacggctctgatTCAGAACCCCACTTATTAACTTACTTTGATGCCCCTTCTCTTTTTTGTGTATATTATTTACTGTTTAAGTAGAAAGAGCATCAAAGTATCGGCCGTAAATCTTATGATTTGAGATGTCAGAGTTATAAAGCTATTCTCTCATCACGAtgttattatagtaaaagtctAGCAATCATGTTTTTTGCGAGAGTGATTACCATTTCTGTTATCATAAATCACTACGAATAGgatttcaaaacatgtatttcatTTGTGAATAATTGTTTGTCCCAGCTGcgatcaaccaatcagaataaaGTATTCCTGAGCGCTGTCACACAACAATACGTATTAAAGAGCGCATTTGTTTGTCTTTGTCACTGACGGattgtgtgtttggtgttgtTGTCAGATCACACTTTGAACACGCTGGATCCTGAGTGCAGCGCTAAATGGAGGAAATACCTGCAGCTCAAACAGGATTTCTACATGGCTTATGTGGGTTTCTTTAATGTTAGGAAATAAAGGCATGAGATATGTTTCTAAAGtgtttgttgatgttgtttACAGGCGCACTGCTATCATGGACAGACTCTTCTGGCTGCTGATAAGTGTGGAGAGGCCATCCGGTCCCTGCAGGAGGCTGAGAAATGTACGCAACGTTTCACACAGACATTATGTTTTGTTGGATATTATTGTGGCACAATGAGTTCATGGTTATTGTTGTAAAATGTTTGAGTAAAGCCTGTCTGCAACATTTTCATGATGTGTTTGTATGGACTTGCCGGCAGATTATTCCCGAGCGGAAGCGTTGTGTAAGGAATACCGTCAGACGAAAGGCCCGGGCAGCACGGCCAAACCCTCGGAGCAGCTTTTCTTCCTGAAGCTGGGAGCTCTGATCAAAAACACCCTGGAGAAATGCCAGAGAGAAAACGGCTTCATGTGAGTCAACAAACATCAGGCCCAAAGACCACAATCGGGCTTTATTTAGTGATAATGACCCAGAGACTGCTGTTAAAGTTGAGGCGTGACTCTGTTTATATCCGCTCTGTACATATCATCAGCCAGTTGTTTTTAACTGAAAACACAGATCTCATTTCTCCGACAGTTACTTTCATAAAGTCCCCGCAGAAGCTCCGGCTCTGGAGTTAAAGGCCAGTTATGGTTTGGCTGAACCGACTCCATTTGAACTCCCGGCACTGAGCGCTCAGTGTACACCTGAAGTCTACGCCACCTTTGACCTCACCAAAGGACCTAAAGACGACAAGGTCAAACTTTTTCCTTCACGTAAAAGATTTAGATTCACGCAGAAGTTTCCTCTGGTCCTCAGATCTGATTGAAAGAGATTTTAAAACTATAGTATTGTGGGATGTTGAATTATTGTAGCTATTAtatttagggatgtaacgattcaccgtgagttGAGGTTATTTGAATCGCAGTACAtgctttgaacagcaggggccgctgctgtgtttactgcaaacttggaaaacgtggatatgctgatgtTTCTGAAATATACCAAAATAATCCAagaaatatttttgcatatattttgtattattcattttttactttgattTGGAATTggttttaaaattgcaatttagttttgttatttggcataaaatatatttttatcttacaaagaaatgtgcagcgtttgagaaataataaaagggaagtcgttcatttctaatttgtctcaactccttttgtaaaaataaactgtgAAGGAATCTTATCGTGAGATCtgtatcgtgaatcgcatcgtgagctgagcgAATCCTTACATTCCTATATATTACATAATGCAACTAAATCATTTCTCCTAACAGCTGGGTTCAAATAATAAGTCAAAACAAGTCCATCAATACATTATTTCTGTATGTATACTGCATCTGTAGTGCCCATTGTCATCCCGCACTATATAAACCTTTGATGCATGGCTCAGATGGCTCAACCATCCTTTTGACCCTTAAATTGTTTGATTTTCACTTCCAGGCTAAAGCCAAACATGATGAGGAGATAAAACCAGTGAAAGAGCCGGATGTCAAACCACAGAAAGACACGGGCTGTGTGATCTCCTAAACTTCAACACGTGCATGTATAAGATATGTCGAGGGAAGTCTGATCCCTTTGCCTTTATAGTAATCTTCAGTACAGTTACTCTGTCCTAGTGTAATTCtacttaaatccataacattataaaaatatatagttaGTCTCTGTTCAATAAAAACAgttgtaaaaaaatgaagtaatCACTAATCAGATCGTAATAATCCTGAATTCATTTGATTTGCACTTGATTCACTTTCTGTGGAGTTCTACAGATCATGTTGaggttttttgtttattaccgTAAGTGTAAATGAACTACATTAATGTGATGTCCATAAAGCAACATTTTATGGTATTGAATGCCAATAGTAAAACTAATATGATCTGAAGCAAACAAAGATAAACAAATGTGGTTACATGTTGAATCTAACAAAGACATTTCCTGGAAAGTCCTGTGAGACGGTAATGAAGAGAATGCAGTAATGTGCTTCTGTTGACTTTTTGTGACCCGGACATCCTTTGCGACATTCACTCGTAGAACAAAAGCAGTTATTATCAAAATACAGCAACAGATAATGCATTAGTGTCATTCTCTTTTGAAAAtactatataatattattagaaTACGGCGACGTTGGAAATAAGCGTATTGTGAACAAAATCTGCAGATTTCCATCAGAATGCAATGAAATTCAGATTTGTCGTGCTCAGAGGAGCTCATGGGAATAACCCGAGATCAGACTCCTGCGATGCACAAAACATGTCAGTGTTTGACACCTGGTAATGTTTAGTGAAACGCCAACTTATAAGATGTTATCCAATCAAAAATCTCTAAATGTcagctttttttgtgtgtatatatttaaaatctttttcttGAAACATTGAAGGGTTGTTATGATGGTTG encodes the following:
- the brox gene encoding BRO1 domain-containing protein BROX, which codes for MTHWFHRNPLKATAPASFNLYGVASSPSANKICNDLRTARVRLLDMFTDSTCTPEVMKKVSDDYFSLLQGFILPLDGTTQESKLRFIHNFKWTDTLQGNIGSAQQDAVFELVSMAFNVAIWYTKFASRLSGKENITEEEAKDVHRSLKIAAGTFKTLKESHIPRLITPAEKGRDLEARVIDTYIIQSQAEAQEVTIARAIELKHNASLIAALAYETANFYQKADHTLNTLDPECSAKWRKYLQLKQDFYMAYAHCYHGQTLLAADKCGEAIRSLQEAEKYYSRAEALCKEYRQTKGPGSTAKPSEQLFFLKLGALIKNTLEKCQRENGFIYFHKVPAEAPALELKASYGLAEPTPFELPALSAQCTPEVYATFDLTKGPKDDKAKAKHDEEIKPVKEPDVKPQKDTGCVIS